The Candidatus Latescibacterota bacterium genomic interval GGTGAGTCGTTCACGGGGGTTGTAGATCTGCTGAACAAGAAAGCCTTCATCTACAGTGGTGGTGGCAAGTTTGCCGAGGAAGAGATTCCCGCGGATATGGTTGGGCAGGTTGATGAAGCTCGTCAGGCGCTTATGGATTTTGCCGCGGAAGCTGATGATTCGCTCCTCGAGAAATTCCTGGAAAGCGGTCAGCTTAACGATGAGGAACTCGCCAGGGGAATAGCGGCGGGATGCTCGGCAGGCACCCTGGCACCCCTCGTGGTGACCTCGGCTACGAGCAATATCGGCATTAAGCAGATGCTGGATATGGTCGTTTCTCTCATGCCTTCCCCGCTGTGGAAAGAGGAAGTAGCTATTCTTCTGGATTCGGGAGAGTCAAAGATGATCAAGGCCGGTTCTTCCGAACCTGTCCTGGGTTTTGTCTTCAAGTCTCTTTCCGAGAAGCATCTCGGAGACCTCTCCTTTATCAGGACTTTCTCAGGCGAAATATCGGGAGGGAACGAGCTTTATGACTCGAACGCGGAATCGAGTGAGAGGATAGGCCAGCTATACGTGCTGCAGGGGAAGGAAAGGCAGGAGATCGACTCGATTCCCACAGGCGATATCGGAGCTGCCGTAAAGCTCAAATCGTCCAAGGTCAACCACACTCTCAGCACCAAGGCGGAGAGGACGATATTGAAGGGGATAGATTTCCCCACACCGTCACTCCATACTGCCATCGAGACTGAGGCCAAGGGTGACATGGATAAGG includes:
- a CDS encoding GTP-binding protein, yielding MKKFETGNIRNIIMVGHQSCGKTMLGEVVLFNAGVINRIGKIEDGNTVLDSAPDEIERQISINASLASFEHGNYKINLLDTPGYEDFVGEVAASLEVVEGGIVVISADSGVEVGTERVWKFLENRGIPRVVCINRMDKEHADYDKCLADAQKTLGAKVMPLVIPIGHGESFTGVVDLLNKKAFIYSGGGKFAEEEIPADMVGQVDEARQALMDFAAEADDSLLEKFLESGQLNDEELARGIAAGCSAGTLAPLVVTSATSNIGIKQMLDMVVSLMPSPLWKEEVAILLDSGESKMIKAGSSEPVLGFVFKSLSEKHLGDLSFIRTFSGEISGGNELYDSNAESSERIGQLYVLQGKERQEIDSIPTGDIGAAVKLKSSKVNHTLSTKAERTILKGIDFPTPSLHTAIETEAKGDMDK